The segment GGCCGAGCCAGATGCCAAGGCCTGCATCCTCGCTCATCGCGATGAGCTGACCGGCCAGAACCTGACCAAGTTTGCACGGGTGAATCCGGGCGTCAGCACCTCCGTGTTCGATGCCAAGGACAAATCCTGGTCCGGGCGCGCCACGTTCGCGATGGTGCAAACGCTGTCGCGCGACAACCATCTCGCTGCCATCCCGATCCTCGATCTGCTGGTGATCGATGAAGCGCATCACGCAGCCTCGGCCTCGTACCGCCGCGTAATCGACCGGGTGCTGGACAAGAACTCGCGCGCCCAGATCTTTGGGGTGACGGCAACGCCTGCCCGCAGCGACGGCAAGGGTCTGCGAGAGGTCTTCAGCAACGTCGCGGATCAAATCACCCTCGGCGAGTTGATCGCCTCCGGCCACCTCGTGCCGCCACGCACCTTTGTCATCGATGTCGGCGCCCAGGAGCAGTTGACGCGGGTGCGGCGCACCGCCACTGACTTCGACATGACGCAAGTCGAGGCGATTCTCAACAAGACGCCCATCACCGATGCCGTGATCCGTCATTGGCGTGAGAAGGCTGGCGAGCGCAAGACGATCGTGTTCTGCTCGACCGTCGCCCATGCAGAATGCGTGCGCCAGGCCTTTCAGGATGCCGGGGTGTCTGCCGTGATCGTGCACGGCGAGCTGTCGGACGCAGAGCGAAAGGCACGCTTGGCCGAGTACGAATCCGGCAGCGCGCAGGTCGTGGTCAATGTGGCTGTGCTGACTGAAGGGTACGACTTTACGCCCACCTCCTGCGTGGTGCTGCTGCGACCCAGCTCGCACAAGTCGACTCTGACCCAGATGATCGGGCGTGGCCTGCGCACCATCGATCCAGCGGAGCATCCGGGCGTCATCAAGACCGATTGCGTGGTCCTGGACTTCGGCACCGCGACCTTGATGCACGGATCTCTGGAACAGGACGTCAATCTCGACGGACACCAGCATCACGGCGAAGCGCCCACCAAGGACTGCCCGTCCTGTGAAGCCACCGTCCCGCTGGGCTGCCGCGAATGCCCGCTGTGCGGCTTCACCTGGGAGAACGAGACCGCCGAGGAAGGTGATGCGCTGGCCGATTTCGTGATGACCGAGATCGATCTGCTCAAACGCTCCAACTTCCGCTGGTGCGACCTGTTTGGCTGCGATGACGCGCTGATGGCGACTGGCTTTAACGCATGGGGTGGCGTGTTCTTCCTGAACGGCCGCTGGCACGCCGTGGGCGGAGGTAAGGATCTGCCGCCGCGCTTGTTGGCTGTGGGCGACCGCACGGTTTGCATGGCCAAAGCCGATGACTGGCTCAACGACCGCGAGTCGGCTGACTCCGCGCACAAGACTCGGCGCTGGCTGAACGAGCCGCCTACGCCCAAGCAACTGCAGTATTTGCCGCAGGCGCTGCGCGCCGACTTTGGCATGACGCGCTATCAGGCCTCGGCGCTGCTTTCCTTCCAGTTCAACAAGTCGTCAATTCAGCGCCTCGTGGTGGCCGCCAACGATGCCCACCGGGAGGCCGCGTGAAATGTGCAGTCTGCTCACGAAAGGCCAAGGGCTTCGGCTACTTCAATCCACGCCTGCCGCGCAGCGACCCACGGCGCTACTCGGACCGCTGGGTGTTCTGCTCCATGCGCTGCCAGAACGCGTTCTGCAAGCTCATGACGAAAACGGAGGGGCAAATGATCGATCCCAGTGAGATGGAGCTCGCCGCCATGACGTCGTGCCTGGCGCCGCTTGGCGAGTATGTCGGCTCCATCGGTATGCAGCGACCGTTGGCGGACTACAGCAAAGACGAAGTGCTGATGCTGATCGACGTAGTGGTGACGGCCTATCAGGAACACATGCTCGTCGAGCACGAGCGGATGGCAGAAAAGGATCGCGCCTTTCTTGAGACACGCCTCGCCCGGCAAGGCAAGCCGGGTTCGACGGGAGTGCCGTTCTGATGCTGGACTTCAATCATCGTCCCAAGATCCATGAGCAGATCGGCGTGCTCATCGACGCTGCACTTAGCGCCGATCGTGACAAGCAGCCCCGTCGCAACTATCTCGGTGCGTCTCGCTTGGGTGTTGCCTGCGAGCGCGCGCTGCAATACGAGTATCTGCAAACCCCTGTCGACCCGGGTCGAGAGATTCCCGGTCGCGTGTTGCGCATCTTCGAGGTGGGACACGCCCTCGAAGAGCTGGCCATCCGCTGGCTGCGTATCGCAGGACTTGATCTGTACACCCAAAAGGCCAGCGGCGGTCAGTTCGGTTTTTCCGTCGCGGGCGGCCGCATCCAAGGGCACGTCGATGGCGTGCTGAACGGCGGCCCCGCAGCGCTGGGCATGGCCTATCCCGCCCTGTGGGAGTGCAAGACCATGAACGATAAGTCCTGGCGGGATACGGTCAAGCTCGGCGTCAGCAAATCCAAACCGGTCTATGCCGCGCAGATGGCGGTCTACCAAGCCTATATGGAAGCGAGCGTGCCAGGCATCTCGTCAAACCCGGCGTTGTTCACCGCTATCAACAAGGACTCCGAGGAGATCTGGTTCGAGCTGGTGCCGTTCGACGGCGGCCTGGCGCAGCGGATGTCCGATCGCGCGGTACGGGTCATCACGGCGACAGACAGCCAGGAACTGCTGCCGCGCCATGCGACCACGCCAATGCACGTCGAGTGCAAGTTCTGCCCCTGGCAGGACCGCTGTTGGGAGTCGACATGATGGCCGACAGCATCATCTGGCTCGACTTCAATGACGCCCCCGAGCAGCGCGACGAACTGGCCACGGACACCGATGCGCTGCGTGCGGGGTTGCTGGACCGGCTCGAGGCCGTTCTCAACTACCTGTTTCCGCAGGGGCGCGTTCGGGGTGGCAAGTTCACCATCGGCGATGTCGATGGCAACCCGGGCAAGAGTCTGGTGGTTGAGCTGGACGGGCCACGACGTGGCCTGTGGAAAGACTTCTCCACCGACGAGGGTGGCGATGTCATCGATCTGTGGGCGCGCTCGCAGGGTCGCTCCGCCCGCAGCGACTTTCCCCGCATTGCTGGCGAGATC is part of the Stutzerimonas balearica DSM 6083 genome and harbors:
- a CDS encoding DEAD/DEAH box helicase encodes the protein MMLRPRQALLVERSLAALVQHGNTLSVGPTGSGKTIMLSAVAGSLLAEPDAKACILAHRDELTGQNLTKFARVNPGVSTSVFDAKDKSWSGRATFAMVQTLSRDNHLAAIPILDLLVIDEAHHAASASYRRVIDRVLDKNSRAQIFGVTATPARSDGKGLREVFSNVADQITLGELIASGHLVPPRTFVIDVGAQEQLTRVRRTATDFDMTQVEAILNKTPITDAVIRHWREKAGERKTIVFCSTVAHAECVRQAFQDAGVSAVIVHGELSDAERKARLAEYESGSAQVVVNVAVLTEGYDFTPTSCVVLLRPSSHKSTLTQMIGRGLRTIDPAEHPGVIKTDCVVLDFGTATLMHGSLEQDVNLDGHQHHGEAPTKDCPSCEATVPLGCRECPLCGFTWENETAEEGDALADFVMTEIDLLKRSNFRWCDLFGCDDALMATGFNAWGGVFFLNGRWHAVGGGKDLPPRLLAVGDRTVCMAKADDWLNDRESADSAHKTRRWLNEPPTPKQLQYLPQALRADFGMTRYQASALLSFQFNKSSIQRLVVAANDAHREAA
- a CDS encoding DUF6511 domain-containing protein; this encodes MIDPSEMELAAMTSCLAPLGEYVGSIGMQRPLADYSKDEVLMLIDVVVTAYQEHMLVEHERMAEKDRAFLETRLARQGKPGSTGVPF
- a CDS encoding PD-(D/E)XK nuclease family protein, whose product is MLDFNHRPKIHEQIGVLIDAALSADRDKQPRRNYLGASRLGVACERALQYEYLQTPVDPGREIPGRVLRIFEVGHALEELAIRWLRIAGLDLYTQKASGGQFGFSVAGGRIQGHVDGVLNGGPAALGMAYPALWECKTMNDKSWRDTVKLGVSKSKPVYAAQMAVYQAYMEASVPGISSNPALFTAINKDSEEIWFELVPFDGGLAQRMSDRAVRVITATDSQELLPRHATTPMHVECKFCPWQDRCWEST